The following nucleotide sequence is from Nothobranchius furzeri strain GRZ-AD chromosome 6, NfurGRZ-RIMD1, whole genome shotgun sequence.
ttgtgcgtgctctgccagcaggaggcccccgggtcgacccaggacacgttggagaggttacatctccaatctggtctgggaacgccttggggtcctgccgggggagctggtggaggtggccggggagaggactttctggagctccctggttgggatacttcccccgcgacccagacctggataagcggaggaagacgacgacatttttaaaggggcattatggaagtgtgacagccaaaacatgtatcgaaataataaatgtcttcttcatacattctcctgcagtgccctggtcctgtagaatgagccctggcatttttactgtgattgcctgtttttctgtaaaatcacagaaaaagagagctgctcgggtcgagcaggctgcttcatgcgcgttcacgctcaggcatcgcccgtagcatttgctgtcagtagctttagcagcagagagtgaggtagtgccaactcagcgactttgtcgctgttcctcacgcctagtgatgaacctagctacatttctgaggacccttagctacttttttctagatatttcctgcaaattagaaacaaaatagccatttttgctccgaaccgttctttgaatgttgtttcagctgtcatctagaatataaaagttacagatacagatACTGGTGCTTTATCTCACTTAAGTAATCAtcggactcttgtgcagaagatcTGGGTTAGACTCTTGATGTGAAGGTAATTTATGTggcgtttattttttacattaatggtatattttttttacagtaagatgcccaaatttttatttgagactcgccgaacggcactgAATcctcagataaaaaagatgtgggttcaactttcattttggaacaatttttcaagcaagggaagggaatgatctgagcatgcaggaggactgacccatcacaaacctttgtcggctgtgctgaagagttaCGTACAGaactaaattatttaattaattagctgcgcgttctcctgtcctctgtcctccgggccacacacacacacacacacacacacacacacacacacacacacacacacacacacacacacacacacacacacacgggactgtctcagctgtattTTCGTTAAGGTCTGTGCACATACAGCACTACAGCATAcagcgcgcctcgtgcacaagcctgctattgaagctgccattacgcttttggcctgaggggggaatcgcgagcataaaaatttaaAACTCCGAAACATCCCTTTAAGGACAAAATCGTCACGCGGAGCATGTATTTacaatgtttttcttaatgtagaAACATAAGCGACAAATCCACACATCTCTTGTTTCTTACTGTTTtctagaaaataaaaacattttatttaacacTCTGGTGTCAAAACGGCCAGATTCAGATATTTTGGAAACTCTTTATAAcaaaggtccctttattaacattacttactaTTTTAAAAAaggtaatgcattattaagcagacACCCCTGGCCCTTTGAGCATgtaacccctaccagattcttactcaactcccacttcctgtttgaaaaatgcaacaaatgctgttgcctagcagaccgagaaggcaAAGCCGctatcaaatacacacacacaggctcacaacaacattgtgacatcatatggcaccagctaacgtcctagggtacctcttagccaatagcgatggcagatttaaattcaaatgcagtgcagagttttttacgacagagttttaggcagaaaattaaaattttaactaaaatgcactaaagggcaaaactattgactacatgtgtctacagcacgattagacacgcatttatatagtttatcagaaaaaaagttgatttgggggtgacttgctttttaaggACACTTAACAGTTAACAGTATTTGGAACATTAATAAAAGGATCCTTTGTTTAACAAAGCACTAAGTAACATTTATGAGAGACCCTTATTTTTGAAATTGGTccttctgagtttaacatgcagctgttagcactgttgcctcgcagcaagaaggttgcaggttcgaaactcggctgcagtctttctgcacggagttgcatgttctcatgCGTGCgtaggtttcctctgggtaccccggtttccccccacagatcacatcaTGCCCTATAGATCcacaattgtacgtcgctttgaatacaagcgtctgccaaataaataagcataaaacaTGCAAGCTAAATGGGAAAATAATCTTcccatatttcctgcattagccgctgataaaCGGAGaaacgctcggattagaaaagtcccacagatctacgtcacattgaaaattaccattgatggactcatccatcgtggctaacaacagggaaggctgttgttgatttagtgtccaggagaaagcagagcatgtctcaactagtagatgctaactgttagcattagctactccacaacagaactcctccaggattgtgttatttgtggagataaaacatcaatgtcgcaaaggaaacagtcagtggtagagttgtgttgctgtcagccaatcagagacaagatgtccaaatatctagaaataagactccaaattttcAGTTCACCtctgttcctgaaacaggagcgcaagaGCTTTTTCCCAACGAAGATCGACTCTGAGCAttaatactagagaccactgctattGTGTTGAACAAACGAGTAAAGTTGGTCTTTTTATGTCACTTGTCCAGCACCCAAAATACCAACAGTTACCTCTAACTTCCTGTTAAACACTGACATAAATGTTAgtgttattatttaaaaaaatcatggcaaTTAAGACAGATTTTACTTTGTAATGCTTTATTTTGGTGCCACAGCGTTAATATGTTATAACTATTCACACCTGTTTATGGTTTTATTATTAATAATCTTTTTAAAGAGTCATTATTAAAAACAGAGAAGCAACCAGCTCACCTTCAGTCACtgacttcattttttttaaatgttgcatAATCACACAAGTCGTGGCAAAGTTCCTCTCAGAAATGAGTCAGGATGACTCTACAGCCACATCACTTCAGTTTAATGGTCAACTAAATGGGTCAAAGGATGACGGTCTCATCTGTGGGCCTGGGACTCTCCAGTCAGAAGTCAAGATGCATTTCTGATAAGCAGAACAAAACTAAGAGCCAAGAGACAAAGTCCAGCTGCTTTCATTACAGATCATTAAGGTTATTTACTGTTGCAGTAACTCGAAATTTACAGCTAATATCGGTATAAAGACACATGATCAGAATCATCAATACATTTATGAGTAAGCCATTATTATGGCCACACAATATTTTCTATAAAACACAACTGATTTGATGTAATTCTTGCAGGTTTGACCAGATATACCAACACAACTGATTTTCATACGTACAGTATGAATTATATTTATACTTGTATTTTTGCATTCTTATAGAAAATCTTGTCTACAGAGTGCAGTGCATGAAAGCAGAACCTGAAAGCAGGATTATGAAATGTTTTTGATGCAAATTCAGTCCTGTGAGGGTTTATGTTCCCTGCATGTGTGTGATTTTCAGTGGAGGATGCGGTGTAGGTAGCGCTCAGAGTCTCTGGTGCTCTCCAGCCTGACTCCCATCCGCCATGGAGCTGGTTTAAAGGGGTTAGGGTTTTCTTGGATGTCGTCCGAAGCCGGCAGCTCAAATGCTGGTGTCAGGTTAGCCTCATCGTCCTCAGCGCTGAGGGCAGCTAATGGCTCCTCAACCCTAAAAACAAATGACATAATATTTGTACTTTCTCCCAAAAACTTTGATCCTGTATGTACGCCCTCTTGTGGAAAGTCTAAGTACTACAAGTGACGAATACCAGTTTATTTATTATGCAAGAAGAGTTTAGCTCGGTCATGTTTCTGCAGAAGCACTTCAACCCTTTGGCAGTGCAACATAACATTCACTCTAATATGAATAGAACATATAAAAATATATTGCTTAGCAGCTGTTTCAATTCCACTATGAGACCTCATGCTATGAAATAACACCCTGATGACGACACACAGAGTGAAACCCGGTGTTTTTCCTAGAATTAGCTGCAGCATGTTGTAAATTCAAGACTGATTCCATCAGTAAAAAATTTGAAAAGTAAAGCTTTGTATTTTCTCCCACCGGAGACACCCAGGTCCTCTGAGCCACTTGTGGTCCCCGTGTCCCTCCGTTCTTATTCCTGTCTTGTTCCTTGCTCGAACTCTCAGCCCCACCAAGGCCTGGGCCAACCCAGCTTCGTCCTCTCCTTCCTGCTCCTTCTCTTCCTCTGCCCTCTCCACGTCTGTTTCCATCTCTTGCCACACCAGCTTGGCCCGATGTTCAGCGTTTCTGTCCCCTGCTGTCCTGAACAGCTTGTGCAGCTGATGCAGGTTCACCCCTGAGAAGATGTTCGAGGACCCGGACTTCCTGCTGTGTCGACTGGAGGGTTTCCAACGGAGATCGTCCTCTGTGGAGCTGAGATCCAAGGCCTCTGCCATGGTACTCCGTCAGAAAGCTGCCAGGTCCTTTTCGCTGTAAAGGGATTACATGAGCAGAAGGAAGACATAATAACTGGAAGGTAATAGAGAATTTAAGAATGAGGCCAAATGGGTCAAAAATAAAGACTTACCTGTGCCCTAGCAGCTCTTTCTGTGTGACAAAATATTATTCTGGATTATAGAGTTCAGAACAATGACAAATTCACCCTTAAACAAGCTAATGTGTTCATCGTTTCAATGTGTGTCAGTCCTTCATCTCATTTTTTATGTGCCTTGTAATTTATTTAATACAATTACAGAAATTcagcattttaaaggatatttcttTTGATTTATAATCATGTTAAGTGCCATCTTGCCAATAAAACACAAACTATATTTCTTAACCTTTCCACCGGACTATCAGGTGGCCCCTCCAGGACAGGGGTTGGTTAAACATGGTTGATAGTTTATCCCTGGGTAAGGGTGGAGTGGTGCATTcctaataaaaattaataaaaaagcaCCTGGGGCCCGTCTGACCCCATTAACAATGTGAGAGGGTTAACTAATAACAgtgtttgcttaataattttctcCCAGAAATGTAATAAGTGTATATCAATAATTTTCCTGCACACGTATCTTTAATCATATAAAATGCCAACTAAATCCTGTTTTTAGTGACTTTCATTTTCAAACAACTCCAACTTTCTCTAATTTAACTTCATATTAACTCTGCTGATTAAATTAAATGTAAGCTTCCTTCACAGAAATGTAGGAGTGATTTTACTCTAAGAATGAACACCAGAAACAGACAGCAATAATTCT
It contains:
- the avpi1 gene encoding arginine vasopressin-induced protein 1 — encoded protein: MAEALDLSSTEDDLRWKPSSRHSRKSGSSNIFSGVNLHQLHKLFRTAGDRNAEHRAKLVWQEMETDVERAEEEKEQEGEDEAGLAQALVGLRVRARNKTGIRTEGHGDHKWLRGPGCLRVEEPLAALSAEDDEANLTPAFELPASDDIQENPNPFKPAPWRMGVRLESTRDSERYLHRILH